In Alkalihalobacillus sp. TS-13, the following are encoded in one genomic region:
- a CDS encoding YigZ family protein codes for MLSSYYTVKGYGEHEINVQKSRFIAYVERAETEQAAQDFIQSIKKKHHDANHNCSAYLIGENDQIQKANDDGEPSGTAGVPILEVLKKRKLKNTVVVITRYFGGIKLGAGGLIRAYGTSTSEGLDSTGIVERKLMNIVAFRVNYSLLGKFENEIRNSDYPLKTINYLDDVEFQVYVPVNERDTLIDWITDLSSGNTHISDTSETEYLEQDV; via the coding sequence ATGCTCTCATCATATTATACCGTAAAAGGTTACGGAGAACACGAAATAAACGTTCAAAAATCAAGATTTATCGCATATGTCGAAAGGGCTGAAACTGAACAAGCAGCTCAAGACTTCATCCAATCGATCAAAAAGAAGCACCATGATGCGAATCACAATTGCTCAGCGTATCTTATAGGCGAAAATGACCAAATTCAAAAAGCAAATGACGATGGTGAACCAAGCGGTACGGCTGGAGTCCCAATCCTTGAAGTTTTAAAAAAGAGAAAATTGAAAAATACAGTGGTAGTAATTACCCGTTACTTTGGGGGAATTAAACTCGGTGCCGGGGGGTTGATCCGTGCATACGGGACTTCTACATCAGAAGGACTTGATTCGACAGGAATCGTGGAGCGGAAATTGATGAATATCGTGGCATTTCGGGTTAATTATTCCCTATTAGGTAAATTTGAAAATGAAATAAGAAACTCAGACTACCCGCTTAAGACTATCAATTACTTAGATGATGTTGAATTTCAAGTCTATGTACCTGTTAATGAAAGGGACACACTCATTGACTGGATTACCGATCTATCAAGTGGAAACACTCATATATCTGATACATCTGAAACAGAGTATCTGGAGCAAGATGTATAG
- a CDS encoding O-antigen ligase family protein yields the protein MRNLDAAYTRVNQIILAILFSFILGWTFQHVYVLNSWNDLVLPGIMVVSSLALLYVVQKIFQYQVPLTSLVLYLLIASFFIGPGIINVTAGPISIFPYRIFLMVMGILFLFEFARPKHKLSTDSIYVKPALYFFMYWVGYSLLSLSWVKSLTYGARDFIFLTSGILTILFVVFFFYKERDYVVFFSIWIGAVLLFILFGFWNHLTHQHLPISRLATAPDYIRGRPSAVFTNENDFASFMVIGIFFGFALFNHAKKILLKGLGLFITLSGLYLILVSTSRASIIAILLGFSVWFIFLANLKQKVRTVFLGSGAVILGTVLFFERVMSAVGSIITEVSSVVGDPGVEDGSVDIRKNLLRNGMAFLQDTYGVGIGAGNAEYYIKNESIYPTFGQTNLHNWWAEIMVNYGVFIFTCYLLLYIGMVIKLFRINRTYASWKVKMISESLILGLVVFSIASVSPSSIMTLSYTWLLFAFGLGFLNYMHLNIKLREGAFEDYASYH from the coding sequence ATGAGGAATCTAGATGCAGCGTACACCAGAGTAAACCAAATCATATTGGCAATCTTATTTTCCTTCATACTTGGCTGGACCTTTCAACACGTGTATGTGTTGAACTCATGGAATGACCTGGTTTTGCCGGGGATTATGGTTGTTTCTTCTCTCGCCTTGCTTTATGTTGTGCAGAAAATCTTCCAATACCAGGTGCCTCTCACTTCTCTGGTGCTTTACCTTTTAATCGCAAGTTTCTTCATCGGACCCGGAATCATCAATGTAACAGCAGGTCCGATCAGTATCTTTCCTTATCGCATCTTCCTGATGGTAATGGGGATTTTATTTTTGTTCGAATTTGCTAGACCGAAGCATAAATTATCAACCGACTCCATTTACGTTAAACCTGCTCTCTATTTCTTTATGTATTGGGTAGGTTATAGTCTATTGTCGTTGAGCTGGGTAAAGTCATTAACATACGGAGCCAGGGACTTCATCTTTTTAACTTCAGGGATTTTGACGATCTTGTTTGTCGTCTTTTTCTTTTATAAAGAACGGGATTACGTGGTGTTTTTTTCGATTTGGATTGGTGCAGTCCTGCTTTTCATCTTATTCGGCTTTTGGAATCATCTGACTCATCAGCATTTGCCGATATCGAGGCTTGCAACTGCTCCGGATTATATCAGAGGAAGGCCGTCAGCGGTTTTTACGAATGAAAATGACTTTGCCAGCTTCATGGTCATCGGGATCTTTTTCGGGTTTGCCCTTTTTAACCACGCCAAAAAAATCTTGTTGAAAGGTTTAGGACTGTTCATCACCTTATCTGGGTTGTATCTGATATTGGTCAGTACTTCGCGGGCGAGTATCATTGCGATCCTTCTCGGTTTCAGCGTTTGGTTTATATTTTTAGCGAACCTTAAACAGAAGGTCAGGACGGTATTTCTGGGATCAGGTGCGGTCATTCTTGGAACGGTCTTGTTTTTTGAGCGTGTGATGTCTGCTGTTGGAAGCATTATTACTGAGGTTTCAAGTGTGGTAGGCGACCCAGGGGTTGAAGATGGTTCAGTCGATATCCGAAAAAACCTGTTGAGAAACGGAATGGCTTTTCTTCAGGATACGTATGGGGTCGGTATAGGAGCAGGGAATGCGGAGTACTATATAAAAAATGAAAGCATTTATCCGACGTTCGGCCAAACGAATTTACATAATTGGTGGGCGGAGATCATGGTGAACTATGGTGTCTTCATCTTTACGTGTTATTTACTTCTGTATATCGGGATGGTCATCAAACTGTTTAGAATCAATCGAACGTATGCCTCCTGGAAGGTGAAGATGATCAGTGAGAGTCTGATTTTGGGTCTGGTTGTGTTTTCGATTGCAAGTGTCAGTCCTAGCTCAATCATGACGTTAAGTTATACCTGGTTATTGTTCGCTTTCGGCTTAGGGTTTTTGAATTACATGCATCTGAACATAAAATTACGTGAGGGAGCCTTTGAAGATTATGCGTCATATCATTGA
- a CDS encoding N-acetyltransferase yields the protein MSTPTLGENVVIKEGVSFGENVTIGNNVVIYEGSEIGDNVLIQDNVVIGKQPTRAKNSILPDVKKLPPTKIGAGCTIGTSSIIYANAEIAEDVFVADLATIRERVRIRAKTIVGRGVAVENDCSIGTKCKLETNSYITAYSELGDYVFIAPYVVTTNDNYMARSKERYDKFKGVTIKDGGRVGANSTILPGKTIHEDGTVAAASVVTKDVGKEELVVGSPAKKLRDVPENQLLRNQ from the coding sequence ATGTCCACTCCAACTTTAGGCGAAAATGTCGTGATCAAAGAAGGTGTTTCATTCGGTGAGAATGTGACAATCGGGAACAACGTCGTGATCTATGAAGGATCTGAAATTGGGGACAATGTCCTTATACAGGATAATGTCGTAATCGGGAAACAGCCAACCCGTGCTAAGAACTCGATTCTTCCCGATGTGAAAAAACTGCCTCCTACTAAGATCGGTGCGGGGTGCACAATCGGAACATCCTCGATCATTTATGCCAATGCTGAAATAGCTGAGGATGTTTTTGTCGCTGATCTCGCCACGATTCGCGAGAGGGTGAGGATCCGCGCTAAGACGATAGTCGGCAGAGGCGTAGCGGTAGAAAATGATTGCTCGATCGGTACAAAATGTAAACTCGAAACTAACTCCTATATCACTGCTTATTCGGAATTAGGCGATTATGTGTTTATTGCACCATATGTTGTAACGACGAATGATAATTATATGGCTCGTTCAAAAGAACGGTACGATAAATTCAAAGGCGTCACGATCAAAGATGGCGGGCGAGTGGGGGCCAACTCCACGATTTTGCCTGGAAAAACGATACATGAGGACGGGACAGTGGCCGCTGCCAGTGTCGTGACGAAAGATGTCGGAAAGGAAGAGCTGGTTGTTGGTTCACCTGCAAAGAAATTACGAGATGTGCCGGAAAATCAATTGCTCCGGAACCAATAA